In Cryptomeria japonica chromosome 10, Sugi_1.0, whole genome shotgun sequence, a genomic segment contains:
- the LOC131069435 gene encoding probable WRKY transcription factor 12 codes for MESLPNGNTINPIPMQTMFMQQQQQHNQHQQQGLPFNESVQFEPHDFMPRNTFTHSDLLNQGNHAYDHAHGQCSSSSFISPTSAYIHANFAGSCSRSIMPDMTPPQASQSFEDDFHSTAPNTTADANTDPKNVQSVWSSPGKVKPKTRRKLREPRFCFQTRSDVDVLDDGYKWRKYGQKIVKNSLHPSAKDRKHLIQITFALYLQK; via the exons ATGGAGAGCTTACCCAATGGAAATACCATTAATCCCATCCCTATGCAAACCATGTTCatgcagcagcagcagcagcacaACCAGCACCAGCAACAAGGCTTACCCTTCAATGAAAGCGTCCAATTTGAGCCCCATGATTTCATGCCCCGCAACACCTTCACCCATTCTGATCTGCTGAACCAGGGAAACCATGCCTATGACCACGCCCATGGCCAATGctcttcttcttccttcatctCACCCACATCTGCTTACATCCATGCAAACTTTGCAGGATCATGTTCCAGATCGATTATGCCAGACATGACACCTCCTCAAGCCTCCCAATCCTTCGAAGATGACTTCCATTCCACTGCGCCCAACACAACCGCAGATGCTAACACTGACCCCAAAAACGTGCAGAGTGTATG GTCATCGCCGGGCAAAGTGAAGCCGAAGACAAGGAGAAAACTGAGGGAGCCCAGGTTCTGCTTTCAAACCAGAAGCGATGTCGATGTTTTAGATGACGGATACAAATGGAGAAAATACGGACAGAAAATTGTCAAGAACAGCCTTCATCCAAG TGCAAAAGATCGTAAACATCTTATACAAATCACCTTTGCGCTGTACCTGCAAAAATGA